From Micromonospora auratinigra:
GGCGGCATCATGAGCGCAACGGTGTAGAGGGCGGTGGCCGCCGGCAGGAACTCCACCACCAACATGCCGGCTCCCGCGACGCCCGCCGCGGTCGCCGTCACGGCGGCGACGAGCACCACCGCCAGGACGGCGACCGGCCACCGCCGCCGCACGGCCACCGGCAACGCGATCAGGACGGCGGTGGACCAGAGCACACCCGTCGGACCCGGGTACGCGGGCCCCGGTGGATCGGTCACGGTGTAGGCGACCAGCAGCACGAGCAGCACCGCCCAGACCAGATCCGTGAGGAGCAGGCGACGGGAGACGGTCACCGGGTCACGCTAACCGCCCGCGGTGGCCGGACGCGTCCCCCTCCGGCCATCGGACCGTGGTCGTCCCCGGCCCGGCGCGGTGCCGGCCGTGGTCGGATGTGCCGCCCGGCGGGACCGGGCAGCGTCGGTGGACATGACGAACTACTCGTTTCCGGGGCGGTGGGTCGGTGGCATCTCGCTGGTCCTCGGCCCGCTGCTGGTCCTCGCCGGAATCCTGCTCCGGATCCGCTTCCACTACTTCTTCCCGCAGCAGCTCGCCGCGTACCAGGCCCATCCGGCGCTCCTGGTGGCCGCGTACAGCCTGTTCACCGCCGGCATGGTGGTCCTGACACCGGGCGTGGCCGCGCTGGCCCGGTTGATCGGCCGCACCCACCCGACCTGGGCGGCCTGGGGGGCCGGTCTGGTCATCCTCGGCCTGTTCACGCGCACCTTCCACGGCGGCATCGACCACATGGCGTTCCAACTCGTCCGGGCCGAGGGTGCGCAGGAGGCGACCCGGATCGTGGGGGACACCTACGGCGCCTGGCACCTCTTCCGTTTCCCGGCCCTGGCCGTGGTGACCGGCTGGGTCGTCCTCGCCGTCGGCGCGTACCGGTCGCGGGCGCTGAGCCGGCCGAGGGCGGTCGCCCTCGCCCTGATGTCGGCGCTCGCCCTGGGCACGTTGAAGGGCACCCAGGTCCCGCAGTCGCTGATCGCCGTCGGCGGGCTCTGCTACGCGCTGGTGCCCCTCGGGGTGCGGCTGCTGCGGGACGGGCCGAGGCCGAGCGGCCGGGCGCTGCTCTGGTTGCTGGCGCTCGTCGCCGCACTGGTCCTGATCAGCCTCTTCGGCCCGAACGGCTGACCGTCACCGCTCGGCGGCGAGCCGGGCGAGGCGAGGGATCTGCCGGGGATCGGCCAGGGCCGAGCCGACGGCCACCACCCGGACCCCGGCGGCCAGGAAGTCGCCCGCGTTGTCCGCGTCGATCCCGCCGGTGGCGACGAAGCGCGCCTCGGGCAGCGGTCCGGCGACCGCCCGGAACCAGGCCGGCCCGAGGCTCACCGCCGGGAACGCCTTGAGCCAGCGCAGGCCGTGGTCGAGGGCGCGCTGCGCCTCGGTGGGGGTGGCCACCCCGGGCAGGTGCGGGAGCCCGTAGCTCAACGCCACGTCCGCGACGGCCGGGTCCAGGCCGGGGGCGACGGTGAAGGCGGCCCCGGCCGTGGCCGCCTGCCGGACCTGGGCCGGGGTGCGGACCGTACCGGCCCCGACGAGCCGGTCCCGACGGCGGCCCGCCCGCACGGCGGCGTGCAGGGCGGTGACCGCCTCCGGGGTACGGATGGGCACCTCCACCACGTCGATGCCGAGGTCCCAGGCCCGCTCGGCGAGCCGCACCGTCTCGTCGGGTGGCAGGTCGCGCAGGATCACCATCACCCGCGCCGCGCCGAAGATCGGCGCGAAGTCGTGCGCGCTCATCTGCTGACTCCTCCACGGTGACCGCCGGGCGACGGCGGGGCGGCGCGGCCGGCGACCGGCTCCAGCGCCGCCCACCCCGCCTCGGACAGGGCCAGCGCCCGCGCGGTCCGGACCGGGTCGGGCGGCGGGGCGGTGTCGCCCGGGGCGGCGAGCACCGGGGCCGCGGTGAGGTGACCGAGCCGCAGGCAGGACCGGAGGTCGAGGTCGCGCAGCAGGCCGGCGAGGAAGCCGGCGGCGAAGGCGTCACCCGCCCCCACCGGCTCCACCACGGCCACCGCCGGCGCCGGCACGAAGACCGCCGTCCCGCCGCGCGGCAGCGCGGTCGCGCCCACCGCCCCGTCCTTGACCACCACCAGGTCCGGCCCGGGCAGCAGCTCCCGGACGTCGGCCGGGTCGGCGACGCCCCAGAGCGTCCACGCCTCGTCCAGGCCGACCAGCACCACGTCGGCCGCGTCGGCCAGGTCACGCAGCACCGGGGCGGCCTGGCCGGCCGACCAGAGGGCGGGCCGGTGGTTGACGTCGAAGCTGATCCGCGCGCCGGGCAGCGGACGGGCGGTCACCGCGTACGCCACCAGGTCGCGGCAGCCGGCCGAGAGCGCGGGGGTGATCCCGGTCAGGTGCAGCAGCCGTACCCCGGCCAGCCGAGGATCGGCGAGGTCGTCGGCGCTCAGCCGGGCGGCGGCGGAGCCGGCCCGGTAGTAGTGCACCCGGGTGCCGGCCGGGTCGGGATCCTTGAGGTAGACCCCCGTCGGCGCGGCCGGGTCGACGGTGACCAGTGAGGTGTCCACCCCCGCGGCGGCGACCTCCCGGAGCACCCGCCGGCCGAACGGGTCGTCGCCGACCCGACCGACCCAGGCGACCCGGTGGCCGAGCCGGGCCAGTCCCATCGCCACGTTGGACTCGGCGCCGCCGACCCCGACGGCGAGCCGGTCGGCGTGCGCCAGCGCGGTGCCGGGCGCGGGGGCGAGCACCACCATGGTCTCCCCCAGGCAGGCCACCTCCGGCCCGGGCGTCGCGCCGGTCACCCGCCGGCCGTCCGGTCCAGCCGCGCCGCGACGGCCGCCCGGTCCAGCCGGCCGTCGGCGACCAGCACCCGGTGCCGGCGGTGCCGGGCCCGGTCGGCAGCGACCACCGCCGGCCGGTCGAAGGCGTACGCGGCGCAGACGCCCGGGTACATCGCGGTCCGCACGAACCACCGGTCGCCGTCGGCCAGCCCGGTCAGGACCAGGGTGTACGCCCCGCCGCCCGGCGCCTCGGCGGTCAGTGCCAGCCAGGGCGCCGCGCTGCCGTTGACGGTCTCCTCCCCCGCGGCGTCGACGGTGAAGACGTCCGGCTCCCCGTCGGCGACGGCCCGCCAGAAGAACCCGCCGTAGCCGGCCCCACCGGGGCGGCCGTTGGTGGCCGGGCTGCCCAGGCGCACGTCGCGGCCGGTGGCCGAGGTGAGGGTGCTGTCCAGGTCCAGCCACCAGGCGTCGGCGCCGGCCGGGGCGGCGGCCAGCCGGCGGCGCTCGCGCAGCAGCGGACGGCCGTCGCGGTCCCGCCATTCGAGGTCGTGGTCGAGCCGGTCGGCCGCCCGCTCCCGCCAGCCGGTGTGGACGATCACGCCGTGGTCGTCGCGCCAGGCGTAGCCGGTGTCCCGCAGGTAGGTGCGCCCGCCCCAGAGGTTGGCGCCGTCGACGTCCTGCACCGCGAGGGACGCGCCGAGGTGCCAGACGTGGTCGGCGGGGAGCACGTCGGTGACCGGGGTCCCGGACCGGGTCCGCACCGGGTGCAGGTACGGCCGAGGGCCGTGCCGGCGGTCCAGGTCGGGGGCCACCACGTAGCGGGCCACCTCGACCCCGCCCACGACCAGACGCTCCGCCGCGGGCCGGGCCGCGGCGGCGGGGTCGGCCACGCCGTCCCCGGCGTGGGAACCGGCGGTCACGACGGCTCCGACCGGATCGCCGGGGCGTCGACCGGCTCCGCCGCCAGGGCGGGGCCCCGGGCATCCACCGCGTGCACCGCGGCGAGGGCGTAGCCGGCGAGGATCGGCACCGCGACGGGGGTGACCAGCACGGCGAGCAGCCCGGCCAGGCAGCACACCCCGGCGGCGGCGGCCCAGGTGCCGGGCCGCTGCGGGCAGCCGCGGGCCACCTCCCGGGCGGCCGCCCGCCAGCCCCGGCCGCCGGTGCGCCCGACGGCGACGGCGACCAGGCCCGCGTAGCCGAGCAGGGCGGCGACCACGACGGCGGTGCCGGCCAGCGCGGGGCTGCCACCGGGCACCCGGCCGGTGGCCAGGGCGAGCAGGTCGGCGGCGAGCGCGGCGGCGGTGAGCAGCCCGACGGCGCTCACCGCCAGCCCGCCCGGCAGCGCCCGGCCGAACCGGACGACGGTGGTCCGCACGTCGGGCCAGCCGCCGGTGACGCTCCGGTCGTGCAGCGCGGCGCTGG
This genomic window contains:
- a CDS encoding bifunctional 4-hydroxy-2-oxoglutarate aldolase/2-dehydro-3-deoxy-phosphogluconate aldolase, whose protein sequence is MSAHDFAPIFGAARVMVILRDLPPDETVRLAERAWDLGIDVVEVPIRTPEAVTALHAAVRAGRRRDRLVGAGTVRTPAQVRQAATAGAAFTVAPGLDPAVADVALSYGLPHLPGVATPTEAQRALDHGLRWLKAFPAVSLGPAWFRAVAGPLPEARFVATGGIDADNAGDFLAAGVRVVAVGSALADPRQIPRLARLAAER
- a CDS encoding sugar kinase, with product MTGATPGPEVACLGETMVVLAPAPGTALAHADRLAVGVGGAESNVAMGLARLGHRVAWVGRVGDDPFGRRVLREVAAAGVDTSLVTVDPAAPTGVYLKDPDPAGTRVHYYRAGSAAARLSADDLADPRLAGVRLLHLTGITPALSAGCRDLVAYAVTARPLPGARISFDVNHRPALWSAGQAAPVLRDLADAADVVLVGLDEAWTLWGVADPADVRELLPGPDLVVVKDGAVGATALPRGGTAVFVPAPAVAVVEPVGAGDAFAAGFLAGLLRDLDLRSCLRLGHLTAAPVLAAPGDTAPPPDPVRTARALALSEAGWAALEPVAGRAAPPSPGGHRGGVSR
- a CDS encoding DUF6807 domain-containing protein, which produces MTAGSHAGDGVADPAAAARPAAERLVVGGVEVARYVVAPDLDRRHGPRPYLHPVRTRSGTPVTDVLPADHVWHLGASLAVQDVDGANLWGGRTYLRDTGYAWRDDHGVIVHTGWRERAADRLDHDLEWRDRDGRPLLRERRRLAAAPAGADAWWLDLDSTLTSATGRDVRLGSPATNGRPGGAGYGGFFWRAVADGEPDVFTVDAAGEETVNGSAAPWLALTAEAPGGGAYTLVLTGLADGDRWFVRTAMYPGVCAAYAFDRPAVVAADRARHRRHRVLVADGRLDRAAVAARLDRTAGG